In one Saimiri boliviensis isolate mSaiBol1 chromosome 3, mSaiBol1.pri, whole genome shotgun sequence genomic region, the following are encoded:
- the TNIP2 gene encoding TNFAIP3-interacting protein 2 isoform X1 produces MSGDPGSGGWEGGPRAAATLCGLYHEAGQRLRHQQDQLAARDALIARLRARLAALEGDAAPSLVDALLEQVSRFREQLRRHEGGAAEAQMRQEIERLTEQLEEKEREMQQLLSQPQHAREKELVLLRRSLAEGERARAAGDVLCRSLASETHQLRRTLTATAHMCQHLAKCLEERQQAQRSTGERSPDESGGPASVQSVIEKLQEENRLLKQKVTHVEDLNAKWQRYDASRDEYVRGLHAQLRGLQIPHEPELMRKEISRLNRQLEETINSCAEVKQELAASTRARDAALERVQMLEQQILAYKDDFMSERADRERAQSRIQELEEKVTSLLQQVSWRQDSQELDACRTHAGSKTAKYLATDALALIVPRGSRPGTGSQQLEPPAEDGHPGAAQKGQGDLQCPHCLHCFSDEQGEELLRHVAECCQ; encoded by the exons ATGTCCGGAGACCCGGGGTCGGGCGGCTGGGAGGGGGGCCCGCGCGCAGCCGCCACGCTCTGCGGCCTGTACCACGAGGCGGGGCAGCGGCTGCGGCACCAGCAGGACCAGCTGGCCGCCCGCGACGCCCTCATCGCGCGCCTTCGCGCCCGCCTCGCCGCGCTGGAGGGCGACGCCGCACCGTCCCTCGTGGACGCGCTGCTGGAGCAGGTGTCGCGCTTCCGGGAGCAGCTGCGGCGGCACGAGGGCGGCGCCGCGGAGGCCCAGATGCGCCAG GAAATCGAGAGGCTTACTGAGCAactggaagagaaggagagggagatgCAGCAGCTGCTGAGCCAGCCACAGCACGCGCGAGAGAAGGAGCTGGTCCTGCTGCGGAGGAGCCTGGCAGAGGGGGAGCGGGCCCGGGCCGCCGGTGACGTTCTGTGCCGCTCCTTGGCCAGCGAGACCCATCAGCTGCGGAGGACGCTGACCGCCACCGCCCACATGTGTCAGCATCTGGCCAAGTGTCTGGAGGAGCGACAGCAAGCACAGAGGAGCACGGGGGAGAGGAGTCCTGACGAG TCAGGCGGGCCCGCCTCTGTCCAGAGTGTTATTGAAAAGTTACAGGAAGAAAACCGACTGCTGAAACAGAAGGTGACTCAC GTTGAAGACCTCAATGCCAAGTGGCAGCGCTACGATGCCAGCAGGGACGAATATGTGAGGGGGCTCCATGCCCAGCTCAGGGGGCTGCAGATCCCCCACGAGCCCGAGCTGATGAGGAAGGAGATCTCCCGGCTCAACAGGCAGTTGGAAGAGACAATAAACAGCTGTGCAGAAGTGAAGCAGGAGCTGGCGGCCTCGACGAGGGCCCGGGACGCTGCGCTGGAACGGGTGCAGATGCTGGAGCAGCAG ATTCTCGCTTACAAGGATGACTTCATGTCAGAAAGGGCCGATCGGGAACGGGCTCAAAGCAGGATTCAGGAACTGGAGGAAAAAGTCACCTCTTTGCTGCAGCAGGTGTCCTGGAGACAG GATTCTCAAGAGCTGGACGCCTGCCGGACTCACGCTGGGAGCAAAACTGCCAAATACTTGGCCACCGATGCACTGGCACTTATAGTGCCACGTGGCTCGAGGCCTGGGACTGGTTCCCAGCAGTTGGAACCCCCTGCAGAGGACGGGCATCCTGGCGCAGCGCAGAAAGGCCAGGGGGACCTTCAGTGCCCTCACTGCCTTCACTGCTTCAGTGACGAGCAAGGTGAAGAGCTCCTCAGGCATGTGGCCGAGTGCTGCCAGTGA
- the TNIP2 gene encoding TNFAIP3-interacting protein 2 isoform X2, with amino-acid sequence MSGDPGSGGWEGGPRAAATLCGLYHEAGQRLRHQQDQLAARDALIARLRARLAALEGDAAPSLVDALLEQVSRFREQLRRHEGGAAEAQMRQEIERLTEQLEEKEREMQQLLSQPQHAREKELVLLRRSLAEGERARAAGDVLCRSLASETHQLRRTLTATAHMCQHLAKCLEERQQAQRSTGERSPDESGGPASVQSVIEKLQEENRLLKQKVTHVEDLNAKWQRYDASRDEYVRGLHAQLRGLQIPHEPELMRKEISRLNRQLEETINSCAEVKQELAASTRARDAALERVQMLEQQILAYKDDFMSERADRERAQSRIQELEEKVTSLLQQVSWRQLPGCRGM; translated from the exons ATGTCCGGAGACCCGGGGTCGGGCGGCTGGGAGGGGGGCCCGCGCGCAGCCGCCACGCTCTGCGGCCTGTACCACGAGGCGGGGCAGCGGCTGCGGCACCAGCAGGACCAGCTGGCCGCCCGCGACGCCCTCATCGCGCGCCTTCGCGCCCGCCTCGCCGCGCTGGAGGGCGACGCCGCACCGTCCCTCGTGGACGCGCTGCTGGAGCAGGTGTCGCGCTTCCGGGAGCAGCTGCGGCGGCACGAGGGCGGCGCCGCGGAGGCCCAGATGCGCCAG GAAATCGAGAGGCTTACTGAGCAactggaagagaaggagagggagatgCAGCAGCTGCTGAGCCAGCCACAGCACGCGCGAGAGAAGGAGCTGGTCCTGCTGCGGAGGAGCCTGGCAGAGGGGGAGCGGGCCCGGGCCGCCGGTGACGTTCTGTGCCGCTCCTTGGCCAGCGAGACCCATCAGCTGCGGAGGACGCTGACCGCCACCGCCCACATGTGTCAGCATCTGGCCAAGTGTCTGGAGGAGCGACAGCAAGCACAGAGGAGCACGGGGGAGAGGAGTCCTGACGAG TCAGGCGGGCCCGCCTCTGTCCAGAGTGTTATTGAAAAGTTACAGGAAGAAAACCGACTGCTGAAACAGAAGGTGACTCAC GTTGAAGACCTCAATGCCAAGTGGCAGCGCTACGATGCCAGCAGGGACGAATATGTGAGGGGGCTCCATGCCCAGCTCAGGGGGCTGCAGATCCCCCACGAGCCCGAGCTGATGAGGAAGGAGATCTCCCGGCTCAACAGGCAGTTGGAAGAGACAATAAACAGCTGTGCAGAAGTGAAGCAGGAGCTGGCGGCCTCGACGAGGGCCCGGGACGCTGCGCTGGAACGGGTGCAGATGCTGGAGCAGCAG ATTCTCGCTTACAAGGATGACTTCATGTCAGAAAGGGCCGATCGGGAACGGGCTCAAAGCAGGATTCAGGAACTGGAGGAAAAAGTCACCTCTTTGCTGCAGCAGGTGTCCTGGAGACAG